From the Arthrobacter sp. PM3 genome, one window contains:
- a CDS encoding nucleoside triphosphate pyrophosphatase translates to MTRLILASQSPARTKLLSHAGIRHEVLVSDVDEDAVQARYGVTDPHDTALLLARAKAEAVASLPEADGAIVIGCDSVFEFDGEAHGKPYTADVARERMLRMSGSMGILHTGHWLVDCRDTDPDEADPEGAGGAAIARGSGATLGSVSSAEVHFMEMSAEEIETYIATGEPLQCAGSFTIDGYGGAFIRKVDGDPHTVVGLSISTLRGLLGQANVGITELWTGGAVDPADVRSE, encoded by the coding sequence GTGACCCGCCTCATTCTTGCCTCCCAGTCCCCCGCCCGTACCAAGCTGCTCAGCCACGCCGGGATCCGGCACGAGGTGCTTGTCTCCGACGTCGACGAAGACGCCGTCCAGGCCCGCTACGGGGTCACCGATCCGCATGACACCGCCCTGCTGCTTGCCCGGGCCAAGGCCGAGGCCGTCGCGTCGCTGCCGGAGGCCGACGGCGCGATCGTGATCGGCTGCGATTCGGTCTTCGAGTTCGACGGCGAGGCCCACGGCAAGCCTTACACCGCCGATGTCGCCCGGGAGCGCATGCTCCGCATGAGCGGCAGCATGGGCATCCTGCACACCGGCCACTGGCTCGTTGACTGCCGCGACACGGACCCGGACGAGGCTGACCCCGAGGGTGCAGGCGGCGCCGCCATCGCCAGGGGGTCGGGGGCGACGCTGGGCTCCGTGTCCTCCGCCGAGGTGCACTTCATGGAGATGAGCGCCGAGGAAATCGAAACCTACATCGCCACCGGCGAGCCGCTGCAGTGCGCCGGCTCCTTCACGATCGACGGCTACGGCGGGGCGTTCATCCGCAAGGTCGACGGCGACCCCCACACCGTCGTCGGGCTGTCCATCTCCACCCTGCGCGGACTGCTCGGCCAGGCCAATGTGGGGATCACCGAACTGTGGACCGGCGGCGCCGTGGACCCCGCGGACGTCAGGTCCGAGTAG
- a CDS encoding glutamine amidotransferase, whose amino-acid sequence MKPFLLLASRAEDAAAEDEYRAYLRYGGLEPAQLHRVRMEAGPLLELELSRYSGVIVGGSPFTSSDPPEHKTDTQHRVERELAALLDRIVAADFPFLGACYGVGTLGRHQGAVIDRTYGEGLGGVTIKLTGEGMLDPLLRGLPETFTAFTGHKEACTVLPAHAVLLASSAACPVHMFRIKTNLYATQFHPELDADGLITRIDIYRHAGYFPPESAEMLMDDARQFTATEPMKILRNFVERYAR is encoded by the coding sequence GTGAAGCCATTTCTGCTCCTCGCTTCCCGCGCCGAGGACGCCGCCGCGGAGGACGAATACCGGGCCTACCTGCGCTACGGCGGCCTCGAACCGGCCCAGCTGCACCGCGTCCGGATGGAAGCCGGACCCCTGCTGGAGCTGGAGCTGTCCCGCTACTCCGGAGTGATCGTGGGAGGCAGCCCCTTCACCTCCAGCGACCCGCCCGAGCACAAGACTGACACCCAGCACCGGGTGGAGCGGGAGCTCGCCGCACTGCTGGACCGGATCGTCGCGGCGGACTTCCCCTTCCTTGGCGCCTGCTACGGGGTCGGCACCCTGGGCCGGCACCAGGGCGCCGTGATCGACCGCACCTACGGAGAAGGACTCGGCGGCGTGACCATCAAGCTGACCGGGGAAGGTATGCTCGATCCCCTGCTGCGCGGACTTCCCGAAACCTTCACCGCCTTCACCGGGCACAAGGAAGCCTGCACGGTCCTGCCCGCGCACGCGGTGCTCCTGGCCAGCTCCGCAGCCTGCCCGGTGCACATGTTCCGGATCAAGACCAACCTCTACGCCACCCAGTTCCACCCCGAACTCGATGCCGACGGCCTGATCACGAGGATCGACATCTACCGGCACGCCGGGTACTTCCCGCCGGAATCGGCCGAGATGCTCATGGACGACGCCCGCCAGTTCACCGCCACGGAGCCGATGAAAATCCTCCGGAACTTCGTGGAGCGCTACGCCCGCTAG
- a CDS encoding MFS transporter, which produces MSSTATSAEHGSAKQVNSRGRVIVASLIGTTVEFYDFYVYATAAVLVFPKLFFPGQNETTQLLSSFAVFGVAFIARPLGSIVFGHFGDKFGRKGTLVASLLTMGIATFLIGCLPTATVPGWEFWAPALLVVMRFAQGLALGGEWSGAALLATENAPAKKRAIYGTFPQLGAPIGFIIANVIFLVFSYTLTPAAFEAWGWRVPFLASAVMVIIGLWVRLKLIETPAFTKVIESKEVAKLPLARVFRTSWRPLILGTFIMLATYVLFYLMTTFTLTYGTRASSLETAKAAAAKAGKPMTEAAAAAFVPGLGYTRNDFLWMLIAGVVFFGIFTLVSGPLAEKFGRRKMLIAVTFGILAFGLLFVPLFSAGFVGTMALLVIGFSLMGLTFGPMGALLPELFPTNVRYTGSAISYNVSSILGAAVAPFIAVWLWEQAGGSTVLVGVYLASMAVLTLIALFVSRETRDLDYTNNVA; this is translated from the coding sequence ATGTCCTCCACCGCAACCTCCGCGGAGCATGGGTCCGCCAAGCAGGTGAACTCGCGCGGCCGCGTGATTGTCGCCAGCCTGATCGGCACCACCGTCGAGTTCTATGACTTCTACGTGTACGCCACCGCCGCCGTGCTGGTTTTCCCGAAGCTCTTCTTCCCCGGGCAGAACGAGACCACGCAGCTCCTGAGCTCCTTCGCCGTCTTTGGCGTCGCGTTCATCGCCCGGCCGCTCGGCTCGATCGTCTTCGGGCACTTCGGTGACAAGTTCGGCCGCAAGGGCACTCTGGTGGCCTCGCTGCTGACCATGGGGATTGCCACCTTCCTGATCGGCTGCCTTCCGACGGCGACCGTTCCCGGCTGGGAGTTCTGGGCTCCGGCCCTGCTCGTCGTGATGCGCTTCGCCCAAGGCCTTGCCCTCGGCGGGGAGTGGAGCGGCGCGGCCCTGCTCGCCACTGAGAACGCCCCGGCGAAGAAGCGTGCCATTTACGGCACGTTCCCGCAGCTGGGTGCTCCGATCGGCTTCATCATCGCCAACGTGATCTTCCTGGTCTTCAGCTACACCCTGACCCCTGCGGCCTTCGAGGCATGGGGCTGGCGCGTGCCGTTCCTGGCCAGCGCCGTCATGGTGATCATCGGCCTCTGGGTCCGGCTCAAGCTGATCGAAACCCCCGCCTTCACCAAGGTCATCGAATCCAAGGAGGTCGCCAAGCTGCCGCTGGCGCGGGTCTTCAGGACCAGCTGGCGTCCGTTGATCCTGGGCACGTTCATCATGCTCGCCACCTACGTGCTCTTCTACCTGATGACGACGTTCACGCTGACCTACGGCACCCGTGCCTCCAGCCTGGAGACGGCGAAGGCCGCGGCCGCAAAGGCCGGCAAGCCGATGACCGAAGCCGCTGCCGCCGCGTTCGTCCCGGGCCTGGGCTACACCCGGAACGACTTCCTCTGGATGCTGATCGCCGGCGTCGTGTTCTTCGGCATCTTCACCCTGGTCTCCGGCCCGCTGGCCGAGAAGTTCGGCCGCCGCAAGATGCTGATCGCCGTGACCTTCGGCATCCTGGCTTTCGGCCTGCTGTTCGTTCCGCTGTTCAGCGCCGGGTTCGTGGGCACCATGGCCCTGCTGGTCATCGGCTTCTCGCTCATGGGCCTGACGTTCGGTCCGATGGGTGCGCTGCTGCCGGAGCTGTTCCCGACCAACGTCCGCTACACCGGCTCCGCCATCAGCTACAACGTCTCCAGCATCCTGGGTGCTGCGGTGGCTCCGTTCATCGCGGTCTGGCTCTGGGAACAGGCCGGTGGCAGCACCGTGCTGGTGGGCGTGTACCTGGCGTCCATGGCCGTGCTGACGCTGATCGCACTGTTTGTCAGCCGGGAAACCCGGGACCTGGACTACACCAACAACGTCGCCTGA
- a CDS encoding MFS transporter, protein MTAERTAEIGTADAAAARAAGTLTLDHRPGRWIANWDAENKEQWESAGRAIARRNLNWSIFAEFLGFVVWQLWSIVVVQLPSAGFKFSTNEIFWLISMPSLVGATLRIPYTFMVPRFGGRNWTIVSALLLLLPTLGLALCVSNPATPFGLMLFVAALAGFGGGNFASSMANITFFYPAREKGWALGLNAAGGNLGAAVAQLAVPIAITLLAAGTVNLPVAGLMWIPLILLAAFGAWKYMDNLTSAKGDVAGSLAALKEPHLWIMALLYIGTFGSFIGFAGVFPKLIKDYFPAFSSISVGAVALSLAFLGPLVGSLARPYGGRLADRNGGARMTVTAFAAMAVITLTMIWTIPLKNFWLFLVLFLLLFTASGFGNGATYRMIPVIFATSSRAARSGASTVTTQRLASSALGLISAIGAFGGFVIPQVLNASNTASGSYTSAFYGFVGAYVLMLAVCWFYYIRNANRNAMGHV, encoded by the coding sequence GTGACTGCTGAACGCACCGCCGAAATCGGCACCGCAGATGCCGCTGCAGCCCGCGCTGCCGGCACCCTGACCCTTGACCACCGGCCCGGCCGCTGGATCGCCAACTGGGACGCGGAGAACAAGGAACAGTGGGAGTCCGCCGGCCGCGCAATCGCCCGCCGCAACCTGAACTGGTCCATCTTCGCCGAGTTCCTGGGCTTTGTTGTCTGGCAGCTGTGGTCGATCGTGGTGGTCCAGCTTCCCAGCGCAGGGTTCAAGTTCTCCACCAACGAGATCTTCTGGCTGATCTCCATGCCGAGCCTGGTCGGCGCCACGCTGCGGATCCCGTACACGTTCATGGTGCCGCGTTTCGGCGGCCGCAACTGGACGATCGTCTCGGCGCTGCTCCTGCTGCTCCCCACGCTGGGTCTGGCGCTGTGCGTGTCCAACCCGGCCACCCCGTTCGGCCTGATGCTGTTCGTGGCGGCGCTGGCAGGCTTCGGCGGCGGCAACTTCGCGAGCTCCATGGCGAACATCACCTTCTTCTACCCTGCCCGAGAAAAGGGCTGGGCCCTGGGACTGAACGCCGCCGGCGGCAACCTCGGTGCCGCCGTCGCACAGCTGGCCGTGCCGATCGCCATCACGCTCCTGGCCGCCGGCACCGTCAACCTGCCCGTCGCCGGGCTCATGTGGATCCCGCTGATCCTGCTCGCAGCCTTCGGCGCCTGGAAGTACATGGACAACCTCACCAGTGCCAAGGGCGATGTCGCCGGCTCGCTCGCCGCGCTGAAGGAACCGCACCTGTGGATCATGGCGCTGCTCTACATCGGCACCTTCGGCTCCTTCATCGGCTTCGCCGGCGTCTTCCCCAAACTCATCAAGGACTACTTCCCGGCCTTCTCCTCCATCTCCGTCGGCGCCGTGGCCCTGTCCCTGGCGTTCCTCGGCCCGCTGGTCGGATCCTTGGCCCGCCCCTACGGCGGCCGCCTGGCGGACCGCAACGGCGGCGCCCGCATGACCGTCACGGCGTTCGCTGCCATGGCCGTCATCACCCTGACCATGATCTGGACCATCCCGCTGAAGAACTTCTGGCTCTTCCTGGTCCTGTTCCTGCTCCTGTTCACCGCCAGCGGCTTCGGAAACGGCGCCACGTACCGCATGATCCCGGTCATCTTCGCCACCTCCAGCCGGGCAGCGCGCTCCGGTGCCAGCACGGTCACCACCCAGCGACTCGCCTCCTCGGCCCTGGGCCTGATCTCGGCGATCGGTGCCTTCGGCGGATTCGTCATCCCCCAGGTGCTCAACGCCTCCAACACTGCCAGCGGATCCTACACGTCGGCCTTCTACGGATTCGTCGGGGCCTACGTCCTGATGCTCGCCGTCTGCTGGTTCTACTACATCCGCAACGCCAACCGAAACGCGATGGGACACGTCTAA
- a CDS encoding biotin carboxylase N-terminal domain-containing protein — MPGAAQSSAAAGTRPLSKVLIANRGEIAVRIIRAARDEGIASVAVYADPDRDALHARLADEAYALGGNTAAESYLVMDKIIDVARRSGADAIHPGYGFLAENAEFAAKVIDAGITWIGPSPEAISALGDKVQARHIAEKVGAPQVPGTADPVESAEEILEFADKFGLPVAIKAAFGGGGRGIKVARTREEIPELFESAVREATAAFGRGECFIERFLDAPRHVETQCLADAYGNVVVVSTRDCSLQRRNQKLVEEAPAPFLTDEQNQRLYESSKAILKEAGYLGAGTCEFLVGQDGTISFLEVNTRLQVEHCVSEEVTGIDLVREQFRLARGEELGYGDPEVRGHSIEFRITGEDPGRNFMPAPGTITTLKNPTGPGVRIDSGVEQGDVISGNFDSMLSKLVVTGATRAQALQRSRRALEEMVVEGIPTVIPFDLAVVANPDFAPAEGPFKVHTRWIETAFVNDIPAWTPAGTEPEAADAGERQRVVVEVGGKRLEVVLPASLGSVSTAGAGKPAKAKKRARSGGATAAAGGNALTSPMQGTIVKVAVSEGDAVAEGDLVVVLEAMKMEQPLTAHRAGVVIGLTAAAGETVSAGAIIALIEDGTPE; from the coding sequence GTGCCGGGAGCAGCGCAGTCATCTGCGGCCGCGGGCACCCGTCCGCTCAGCAAGGTGCTGATCGCCAACCGTGGAGAAATCGCGGTGCGCATCATCCGTGCCGCCCGCGATGAAGGCATCGCCTCGGTGGCTGTCTACGCGGACCCGGACCGCGACGCCCTGCATGCCCGGCTCGCCGACGAGGCCTACGCCCTGGGCGGCAACACCGCCGCGGAGTCCTACCTCGTGATGGACAAGATCATCGACGTCGCACGCCGGTCCGGCGCCGACGCCATCCACCCCGGCTACGGCTTCCTGGCCGAAAACGCCGAATTCGCCGCCAAGGTGATCGACGCCGGCATCACCTGGATCGGTCCCTCCCCCGAGGCCATCTCCGCGCTGGGCGACAAGGTCCAGGCCCGCCACATCGCCGAAAAGGTCGGCGCCCCGCAGGTCCCGGGCACGGCCGACCCGGTGGAGTCCGCCGAGGAGATCCTTGAATTCGCGGACAAGTTCGGCCTCCCGGTCGCGATCAAGGCGGCCTTCGGCGGCGGCGGACGAGGCATCAAGGTGGCCCGCACCCGCGAGGAAATCCCCGAACTCTTCGAATCCGCCGTCCGCGAGGCCACGGCCGCCTTCGGCCGCGGCGAGTGCTTTATCGAGCGCTTCCTGGACGCGCCGCGGCACGTCGAGACCCAGTGCCTCGCCGACGCCTACGGCAACGTCGTGGTGGTCTCCACCCGCGACTGCTCGCTGCAGCGCCGCAACCAGAAGCTCGTCGAGGAAGCCCCCGCACCGTTCCTGACCGACGAGCAGAACCAGCGCCTCTACGAATCGTCCAAGGCCATCCTCAAGGAGGCCGGCTACCTCGGCGCCGGCACGTGCGAATTCCTCGTCGGCCAGGACGGCACCATCTCCTTCCTCGAGGTCAACACCCGCCTCCAGGTGGAGCACTGCGTCTCCGAGGAAGTCACCGGGATCGACCTCGTCCGCGAACAGTTCCGCCTGGCGCGCGGCGAAGAGCTCGGCTACGGCGACCCGGAAGTCCGCGGCCACTCGATCGAATTCCGCATCACCGGCGAGGACCCGGGCCGGAACTTCATGCCCGCCCCCGGCACCATCACCACGCTGAAAAACCCGACCGGCCCCGGCGTCCGGATCGATTCCGGCGTGGAGCAGGGCGATGTCATCAGCGGCAACTTCGACTCCATGCTCTCCAAGCTGGTGGTCACCGGCGCCACCCGCGCCCAGGCCCTCCAGCGGTCCCGCCGGGCACTCGAGGAGATGGTGGTCGAAGGCATCCCCACCGTCATCCCGTTCGACCTCGCGGTGGTTGCCAACCCGGACTTCGCACCGGCCGAGGGCCCCTTCAAGGTCCACACCCGCTGGATCGAGACGGCGTTTGTCAACGACATCCCCGCCTGGACCCCCGCCGGCACTGAGCCTGAAGCGGCCGACGCCGGCGAACGCCAGCGCGTCGTCGTCGAGGTTGGCGGCAAGCGCCTGGAAGTTGTCCTCCCGGCGTCGTTGGGCTCCGTCAGCACCGCCGGCGCCGGCAAGCCGGCCAAGGCCAAGAAGCGGGCCCGCAGCGGCGGCGCCACCGCGGCCGCGGGCGGCAACGCCCTGACCTCCCCCATGCAGGGAACCATCGTCAAGGTGGCCGTCTCCGAGGGCGACGCTGTCGCCGAGGGCGATCTCGTCGTCGTGCTCGAAGCCATGAAGATGGAGCAACCGCTCACCGCGCACCGTGCCGGAGTCGTGATCGGCCTCACCGCGGCGGCCGGCGAGACCGTGTCCGCCGGTGCCATCATCGCCCTGATCGAGGACGGCACCCCCGAGTAG